In Halococcus saccharolyticus DSM 5350, one genomic interval encodes:
- the srp19 gene encoding signal recognition particle subunit SRP19 yields MVENVIWPAYLDRELSRSEGRRVPRSSAVPEPTVDEIARAAGQVGYDVVIEREKTYPREYEPRGRVLIENADDAGKSDLLQAVAAYVAVLRE; encoded by the coding sequence ATGGTCGAGAACGTCATCTGGCCCGCCTACCTCGATCGGGAGTTGAGCCGAAGCGAGGGCCGACGGGTCCCCCGATCGTCGGCCGTCCCGGAGCCGACCGTCGACGAGATCGCACGCGCCGCCGGCCAGGTCGGATACGACGTGGTGATCGAACGCGAGAAGACCTATCCGCGCGAGTACGAACCGCGCGGGCGAGTCTTGATCGAGAACGCCGACGACGCCGGCAAGTCGGATCTCCTCCAGGCGGTGGCGGCGTACGTCGCTGTCCTCCGCGAATGA
- a CDS encoding H/ACA ribonucleoprotein complex subunit GAR1, with product MKRAGEVVRVAQGLAIVRCPDETHPDIGTELSDQELATVGRVVDVFGPVERPYVAVDPRNEPALLLGSRLYAE from the coding sequence ATGAAGCGCGCCGGCGAGGTCGTGCGGGTCGCCCAGGGACTCGCGATCGTTCGCTGTCCCGACGAGACACATCCCGACATCGGAACCGAACTCAGCGATCAGGAGCTCGCGACCGTGGGCCGAGTGGTCGATGTGTTCGGCCCGGTCGAACGGCCGTATGTCGCAGTCGACCCGCGGAACGAGCCGGCGCTATTGCTCGGCAGCCGGCTCTACGCCGAATAA
- a CDS encoding YihY/virulence factor BrkB family protein: MNVRSSRPARLARATIAEVRENHLTFMAGSLAFYAFVSLVPLFVLAFVAASVVGGEAFATQITELLESTLTESARDLLADVLTDSSGQTGASVLGLVTLLWSALKLFRGLDIAFDAIYGVRRPKSLLAQLRDGVVVLVGVGFAVGVIVVTGAALALFPTIPYVEDFHPLLLVVGLSLTFLPLYYFLPDVDVSIVEVLPGTVLAALGWAVTEFAFQFYVAYAGRYAAYGVIGGVLLVLIWLYYSALVLMLGAVVNVVLAGRSTHLGDERAPLDGSRSADTAPDGGRWRW, encoded by the coding sequence GTGAACGTCCGCTCGTCCCGGCCGGCGAGGCTCGCTCGGGCGACGATCGCCGAGGTCCGCGAGAACCACCTCACCTTCATGGCGGGCAGTCTCGCGTTCTACGCGTTCGTCTCGCTGGTGCCGCTGTTCGTGCTGGCGTTCGTCGCGGCGTCGGTCGTCGGCGGCGAGGCGTTCGCGACGCAGATCACCGAACTGCTCGAATCGACGCTGACCGAGAGCGCGCGCGACCTCCTCGCGGACGTGCTGACCGACTCGTCGGGCCAGACCGGCGCATCAGTACTCGGGCTGGTGACGCTGCTGTGGAGCGCGCTCAAACTGTTTCGCGGGCTCGACATCGCGTTCGACGCGATCTACGGCGTGCGGCGGCCGAAGTCGTTGCTCGCCCAACTCCGCGACGGTGTGGTCGTCCTCGTCGGTGTCGGGTTCGCAGTCGGTGTGATCGTTGTCACCGGCGCGGCGCTCGCGCTCTTCCCTACAATCCCGTACGTCGAGGATTTTCACCCGCTGCTCCTCGTCGTCGGCCTCTCGCTGACCTTTCTGCCGCTGTATTACTTCTTACCGGACGTCGACGTCTCGATCGTCGAAGTGCTGCCGGGAACGGTGCTCGCCGCTCTCGGCTGGGCCGTCACCGAGTTCGCCTTCCAGTTCTACGTCGCCTACGCCGGTCGGTACGCCGCCTACGGCGTGATCGGTGGCGTCCTCCTCGTGTTGATCTGGCTCTACTACAGCGCCCTCGTACTCATGCTGGGCGCGGTCGTGAACGTCGTTCTCGCTGGGCGCTCCACCCATCTCGGCGACGAGCGTGCGCCGCTCGATGGCTCCCGCTCCGCCGACACCGCTCCCGACGGCGGGCGGTGGCGGTGGTGA
- a CDS encoding presenilin family intramembrane aspartyl protease PSH, which yields MHQRRRVVAAGGATVAIFLAVQVGALALVGPFESAGYQAVENPSNPVNSAIYLGAILVATAAMLGTIKVGADWVLRGFVVLASGFVSLYVFSVLLPAPLGWSIAGIATSPLALAAAGLLVIALLVHPEWYVIDAAGIVMGAGAAALFGISFGLLPAIVLLVALAVYDAISVYGTEHMLALADGVMDLKLPVVLVIPLTLSYSFLDDSPSTTDDPDERAVEADGSGDTEAAGESTDTNHDNAADRPGLDERDALFVGLGDAVMPGVMVASAAVFAPAPPLVAGFALTLPALTAMIGTICGLVALLWFVLQGRAHAGLPLLNGGAVGGYLLGALAAGIPLVRALGLGPYV from the coding sequence ATGCACCAGCGCAGGCGGGTCGTCGCGGCCGGCGGAGCCACGGTCGCGATCTTTCTGGCGGTCCAGGTGGGCGCGCTCGCGCTCGTCGGCCCGTTCGAGTCGGCGGGCTACCAGGCGGTGGAGAACCCCTCGAACCCGGTGAACAGCGCGATCTACCTCGGTGCGATCCTCGTCGCCACCGCGGCGATGCTCGGAACGATCAAAGTCGGTGCGGACTGGGTACTCCGGGGATTCGTGGTCCTCGCAAGCGGATTCGTTTCGTTGTACGTCTTCTCAGTACTGCTGCCCGCCCCGCTCGGCTGGTCGATCGCCGGAATCGCGACCTCGCCGCTCGCGCTCGCCGCGGCTGGCCTGCTCGTGATCGCCCTCCTCGTCCATCCGGAGTGGTACGTGATCGACGCCGCCGGGATCGTGATGGGAGCCGGCGCGGCAGCACTCTTCGGTATCAGTTTCGGCCTCCTCCCCGCGATCGTCCTCCTCGTAGCGCTCGCGGTCTACGACGCCATCTCGGTGTACGGCACCGAGCACATGCTCGCGCTCGCCGACGGCGTGATGGACCTCAAACTCCCGGTCGTGCTGGTGATCCCGCTTACCCTGTCGTATTCGTTTCTCGACGACAGCCCCTCGACGACGGACGATCCGGACGAACGGGCCGTCGAAGCCGATGGGAGCGGTGATACCGAAGCGGCCGGTGAATCGACCGACACCAACCACGATAACGCTGCCGACCGGCCTGGCCTCGACGAGCGCGACGCTCTCTTCGTCGGTCTCGGCGACGCGGTGATGCCGGGCGTGATGGTCGCGAGCGCTGCGGTGTTCGCGCCCGCGCCGCCGTTGGTCGCCGGGTTCGCGCTCACCCTCCCCGCGCTCACGGCGATGATCGGGACGATCTGCGGGCTGGTGGCGCTGCTCTGGTTCGTGTTGCAAGGTCGCGCACACGCCGGTCTGCCGCTGCTCAATGGCGGCGCGGTCGGCGGCTACCTCCTCGGTGCGCTCGCGGCTGGAATTCCGCTGGTGCGCGCGCTCGGTCTCGGACCGTACGTCTGA
- a CDS encoding ornithine cyclodeaminase family protein, whose amino-acid sequence MTPATEPDETLFLTSEECAGLATPAEYVAAVREGYRQRGHGAPAAPRTTLRNDDPPGMLTGYTAILPETGAMGGYTYAAGFGDHDAHFMLPLFDADSGAPLALLDGASLNPFKTGAAGAVGIDALAREDATTLAVIGSGAQARGQLRAAATVREFDTVNVYSPTADHRESFAATMNERLDPAVAAVASSAAAVEDADVIITATNSPEPVFDGDLLETGAHVTAMGQYHPEKHELDATTIERATYVPDLRERVTQDAGSFIHAVEEGVVSEDAIHAELGEVVADEAPGRETDDEITVFDSGGTGIETVAAAHLLYEAAREKGLGTPIEFSPASQALTGE is encoded by the coding sequence ATGACGCCGGCCACCGAACCCGACGAGACGCTGTTTCTCACGAGCGAGGAGTGTGCAGGCCTCGCGACGCCTGCGGAGTACGTCGCGGCGGTCCGGGAGGGCTACCGCCAGCGGGGCCACGGCGCACCAGCAGCTCCGCGGACGACGCTCAGAAACGACGATCCGCCGGGGATGTTGACGGGCTACACTGCCATCCTGCCCGAAACGGGCGCGATGGGCGGGTACACCTACGCTGCCGGGTTCGGCGATCACGATGCCCACTTCATGCTCCCGTTGTTCGACGCCGACTCGGGTGCGCCGCTCGCGCTGCTCGACGGCGCGAGTCTCAATCCATTCAAGACGGGTGCGGCGGGTGCGGTGGGAATCGACGCGCTCGCACGCGAGGACGCCACGACGCTCGCGGTCATCGGGAGCGGTGCGCAGGCCCGCGGGCAGCTCCGAGCGGCGGCCACAGTTCGGGAGTTCGACACCGTGAACGTCTACTCGCCGACTGCCGACCACCGCGAGTCGTTCGCCGCGACGATGAACGAACGTCTCGATCCCGCAGTGGCCGCGGTCGCTTCCAGCGCCGCCGCGGTCGAGGACGCCGACGTGATCATCACCGCGACGAACAGTCCGGAGCCGGTCTTCGACGGCGACCTCCTCGAAACCGGCGCGCACGTCACCGCGATGGGTCAGTACCACCCCGAGAAACACGAACTCGATGCGACGACCATCGAGCGCGCGACGTACGTCCCCGACCTTCGCGAGCGCGTCACCCAGGACGCAGGCTCGTTCATCCACGCGGTCGAGGAGGGCGTCGTCAGCGAGGACGCGATCCACGCCGAGTTGGGGGAGGTCGTCGCGGACGAGGCACCGGGCCGGGAGACCGACGATGAGATCACGGTGTTCGACTCGGGCGGGACGGGGATCGAAACCGTGGCGGCTGCTCACCTACTCTACGAGGCGGCCCGCGAGAAGGGGCTCGGCACGCCGATCGAGTTCTCGCCGGCGAGTCAGGCACTCACCGGCGAGTGA